GACCTGAGGGACTTTCACCCCCGGTTACACACAGCTTCTCCGAGCGCACCTGCCCATAAATTTTTCTGCAAAAAGGTGTTTCCCTCAGGTTCCGTTCCGATCCTGAAGGTTTACTCTTCGGGAGGCGTTTCCCTGTTTTCCAGCGTTCCTTCCGGCCCGTCTTCTTCATCATCCTGATTTGCGTCCATGACCTCTTTGATCACCTTGAGCAATTCGTACCGGCCCTGCCTGGTCGTGGCGGAACAGGTGAAGATTTCTGGCAGCTTCTCGCACCATTCGGAAACGTGCTCCGTGAACGCCTTGATGTTTGTCTGCCGCTTGGAGGGGCTTACCTTGTCCGTCTTGGTGAAAACAAGGGCGAACGGGATGGCGTTGTCAATGAGCCATTCCACAAATTCCAGATCAATCGCTTGCGGTGGCAACCCGGAGTCGATGAGCGCGAAAACACAGAGCAGGTTCTCGCGATGCTGCAGGTAATCCGTCACGG
The genomic region above belongs to Verrucomicrobiota bacterium and contains:
- the yihA gene encoding ribosome biogenesis GTP-binding protein YihA/YsxC, whose protein sequence is MNISTATFECSAPDLDSCPDETLPEFAFIGRSNVGKSSLLNMLAGQQNLARVSATPGFTKLINFFTIDRTWRLVDLPGYGYAKVARKDMAKFNEAVTDYLQHRENLLCVFALIDSGLPPQAIDLEFVEWLIDNAIPFALVFTKTDKVSPSKRQTNIKAFTEHVSEWCEKLPEIFTCSATTRQGRYELLKVIKEVMDANQDDEEDGPEGTLENRETPPEE